A portion of the Catalinimonas alkaloidigena genome contains these proteins:
- a CDS encoding oxygenase MpaB family protein, whose protein sequence is MRTFSDDLLSNLRRQGDPLADAVVQAWLLDAPQAIRAGIERLRQPSPPADLSEVERAFVIQTSQLPTWADARKLQRAATLFQRHTPEIMTMLGLLSLPYCYAAADGAQVLRLSERLTNDATKRLQETAQFVWQVLQPHSFESDGPGWSSVRQVRLVHALVRHHAAKHPHWNHAWGLPVNQEDQAGTNLAFSLVVLRGLRRMHLLISPEEAEAFLHRWRVIGFLLGIDPLVLPATLQEAYYLDRAIVRRHFRESDAGKALTKALLHSLHEQAPAFRLAPYYMRFLLGDDVADLLELPRDATQQFLLEPLRVANAFRSATGSAFGQPPLPVQFKNYFAFPIPTWPVAS, encoded by the coding sequence ATGCGTACTTTTTCCGATGATTTGCTGTCTAATCTGCGCCGCCAAGGCGATCCCCTGGCCGATGCGGTTGTGCAAGCATGGTTGCTTGACGCTCCTCAAGCCATTCGAGCAGGAATAGAGCGGCTGAGACAGCCGTCTCCCCCAGCCGATCTGTCGGAGGTCGAACGGGCATTCGTTATCCAAACGAGTCAACTCCCGACGTGGGCAGACGCACGAAAGCTTCAACGCGCCGCAACACTTTTCCAGCGGCATACGCCCGAAATTATGACCATGCTGGGTTTGCTTTCACTGCCCTACTGCTATGCGGCAGCCGATGGAGCCCAGGTGCTTCGTCTTTCCGAACGGCTTACGAACGATGCCACCAAACGTCTGCAAGAAACTGCGCAGTTTGTCTGGCAGGTGCTTCAACCCCATTCGTTTGAAAGCGACGGCCCAGGATGGAGCAGTGTGCGGCAAGTGCGTCTGGTGCATGCACTGGTGCGTCATCATGCTGCCAAACACCCGCATTGGAATCACGCTTGGGGCTTGCCGGTTAATCAGGAAGACCAGGCAGGTACGAACCTAGCATTTTCGCTTGTGGTGTTGCGGGGATTACGCCGGATGCATTTACTTATCTCTCCCGAAGAAGCCGAAGCTTTTTTACACCGCTGGCGCGTCATCGGTTTCTTACTGGGCATCGACCCACTTGTTTTGCCCGCCACGTTACAAGAGGCTTACTACCTTGATCGGGCCATCGTGCGTCGTCACTTCCGAGAGTCGGATGCTGGCAAAGCGTTAACCAAAGCGTTACTTCATAGTTTACACGAGCAAGCGCCTGCGTTTCGGCTGGCTCCTTACTACATGCGTTTTCTGCTGGGAGACGATGTGGCTGATCTACTGGAACTTCCTCGTGACGCCACGCAGCAGTTCCTCCTTGAGCCGTTACGTGTGGCCAATGCCTTCCGCAGTGCCACAGGCAGTGCCTTTGGCCAGCCTCCGCTGCCGGTACAATTCAAAAATTATTTTGCTTTTCCTATCCCTACTTGGCCTGTAGCGAGCTGA
- a CDS encoding DUF2480 family protein has translation MDTAPIVNRVAQSTLVTFDLEEYYHPGERVLLDLADQLYQGLILREKEFRAFVKEHDWSQYHGKNVAITCSADAIVPTWAYMLVATRLASVANMVVFGDLGALEDALFRQALHQVNPEDFRDAKVVVKGCSHRPVPISAYVEITRLLQPVAFSLMYGEPCSSVPLYKKAKAKA, from the coding sequence ATGGATACTGCACCGATTGTGAACCGCGTTGCACAAAGCACGCTGGTGACCTTCGATCTGGAAGAATATTATCATCCGGGAGAGCGCGTTTTGCTCGACCTGGCCGATCAGCTTTATCAGGGGCTCATCCTCCGGGAGAAAGAGTTCCGGGCGTTCGTAAAAGAGCACGATTGGAGCCAATACCACGGTAAGAACGTAGCCATTACGTGTTCGGCCGATGCGATTGTGCCGACCTGGGCTTATATGCTCGTCGCGACTCGACTGGCATCCGTGGCGAATATGGTAGTGTTCGGTGATCTGGGTGCCCTGGAGGATGCCCTTTTCCGTCAGGCCTTGCATCAGGTCAATCCCGAAGATTTTCGTGATGCGAAAGTAGTGGTGAAAGGATGCAGCCACCGTCCGGTACCGATCAGTGCCTATGTCGAAATTACGCGCTTGCTGCAACCCGTTGCGTTCAGCCTGATGTACGGAGAGCCATGCAGCAGTGTCCCGCTATACAAGAAGGCGAAGGCTAAAGCCTAA